The Chionomys nivalis chromosome 4, mChiNiv1.1, whole genome shotgun sequence genome contains the following window.
CAAAACAAATCTAACCACAGAAAAAGTTCTTAGCATTTTATATAGAATATAGTTTAATGAATCACTGTTGGAAGGCATTGCTGGTTGGTTGAGGTTGCAATCTGCCATAGCTTGGTAGCTTTCTATAAGCTGTACAATGAAAACGTCCTTCCTACCTCCCCAGCAATGTTTCCTGCTCTTCACTTAGCCTTTCTGAAGGATGTCCCTGGGTCTTGAGGACTGACCTTATGTAAAAGCTGTCTCTAAAACCAGACTCACCTTTAGCTTGACCCTTGACACAGATCCCTGCTAAGGAGACTAGAGCTAGGAGCTGTGCTATAGGAACCTACTACCATATACATAGCCTTTAGATAGAAGTGTGCCACTTAATGCAAACAAGGGTTTGGAGCCAGGCTTCCCAATCCTGTATATTCCTTATGCTCTGGAATAAATTTGAGCTGATTCCTACAGGGCTGTCTCTGTTCATGACTAAGAGATGCACACTAAGGTTTCTGTTGCCCTTCTGTCTTTTTCCCCTCTTGGACTGTTGGACAACATGTAGGCCAGGAGGGAAGAAAGATCGCTCTAATCACTAAGTCCTGATCACTGTGGGACCCTGTGGAATGTCTTTTGTGTTGGTCATATTTCATGTTCGCCTTGGGGAATTTTTGGTTTCTAAGTAATTTTTGTGAGTTTGGAATAATTTACTTACTTGTTCTCTGTCTCCCACCTTTTCTTCTGTTCCTACTCATTTCTGTTGTATTTGTTTCTGCAACCTACTGCATTTCTCTCTTTCCGTTGCTAGTCATTGCCCCTTTTCTCTCTGGCCATCTTAAGTTTTCTGAGCACTGAATTTGTCTTACTTTTGTGTCACAAAGTTTAGTAGTTCTAAATGATATTCTGAAAGCAAAAGAGCTTTGATTTTGGAATTTAGGACCTTATTATAATGAACTATTACAGATTTTCCTTGGTCTGAGCATATGCTACAGGTGTTGGAATAAACATTGGGTATTATCAACAAATGAGAATGACATTCAGGCATGGAAGCTATGGTATATTTTCCCTCTGAACTTAGCAACTCTGATCTAGGATTCCTTTGGATGACCTTTAGAGGAACCTGAGGTTCTACATGCAGAATTGATGTCACCTTGTCTGCATTTTTATCTATAAGCAAGAGCATTGGAGCTATATAAGTTTTTGCCTGTGGGACAAATATTCTGTTTAGTATCCACCCTGTATACTTAGAGAACTGGGAAGGAAAACCAAATGGTTCACTCTTTTATCTATATTTGTAAAGCACCCCTTGCATATATAAGGTTAACTATTTTAAGTGCTTCAGAAGTAgctctggctgggcggtggtggtgcatgtctttaatcccagcattcgggaggcagaggcaggtggatctctgtgagttcgaggccagcctggtctacaagagctagttccaagacaggaaccaaaaagctatggagaaaccctgtctcgaaaatcaaaaaaaaaaaaaaaaaaaaaaaaagtagctctgAAGAAAATAGTCATATCCCTTTGATGATATGGACTTCGATTAACAGGCATGTTTGATTTGTATGATGAAAGGCAttacaaagaagaataaaagactTTACCTAATAATGGAAAGTATGGAGAATCCACAGTATATGGGACAGGTTTTCATGCTTTTCTAATGAAGAGTCCCAAAATTGTCAGGAATAAAATGTAGCACACTGGAGCACAgttgaaatgcaaaaaaaaaaaaaggaggactaACAGCAAAAAGGATTGGGTCAGGCAGGAGATAGGAGCGCAGAGTAGAGGAGAGAGTTTGAGGAAGGATAATTAACATTAAGGATCTTTAAGAAAATACTTCTTAAACTACTACTGCATAAGCTTCTAAAAATAGTTTCGTGACTAAAATGAGTTTAAACTGAAATACCTAATCATTTGGAGACACTGCTTCTGTACTACTAGACACAATGGGAATAAAGGAAAACCTAGAACCTAGAATGAGGTACCCTTTTTGGAGTTGTTAGCCAATTGTGTCCCCATAGACTTCCTAATTTTGCAAGCTATTGCCACTGCTCTTGATTACCCCCAAAGTTGATAATTAGACCATATTGCAGAAGACATCATATATTCATGTCATATACAGAGAAATAAAGTTTGTGTATTGtcaaacatttttaagaaaactttttttaTGTATACTTATTTCCATTTTGTTGTACTCACTTCTTctattttttgacaatttcatacttaaaaatatgtatgtagatCAGGTCCATCTATATACAATTCCAAATCATTAATCCAAACACACAGATGTGAAAAGTTGTCATAATGTTACTTACTTTGTATAAAATCATCATAAATTTTCATTCTGCTCACATGTTTCAGAGGCAGGTGAGAAGCAAATCCTTTTCTGATAGGTGTCTCTTAACTCTTCTCTGTACTTAGAGAGATAGCAGGATGCAACATTATTTAAAAGTTGGTCATGTCTTGTGTAAGAATATCGCAGTTGAGTCTGGTATTGTCCAGCATTTATAGTGCTAAAAGTCTATATGTGCTATCAAAGATGAAATGCGGCACTCAGTTTCACTGAGGTATGAAATATGAGGCTACAGTCATAGATAGCTAATCTGGCAAATATACCCACTAgtggaatattttcttaattattgtaGGAGTAATCAACAATCAAGCACTTTTGGACTAGGTTTAAGGCTTGCTTCATAGacaaagttcattttttttctttttatttatttttattcttttttaattaaaatttccacctgctccccgtttcccatttccctcccctcctcccaaatattgcccctccccccactcccctccccctaaccccactcctcttctcctccccccacaccattccccctccttctcgatactgaagagcagtccaaattctctgccctgcaggaagacgaaggtcttctatctatgtccaggaaggtgagtgtctaaacaggctaagctcccacaaagccagttcgtgtattaggatcgaaacctagtgccattgtccttggcttctcatcagccttccttgtccgccatgctcagagagtccagtttcaacccatgcttattcagtcccagaccagctggccttggtgggctcccaataaatcagttccactgtcacagtgggtgggtgcatccctcgtggtcctgatttccttgctcatgttctccctccttctgctcctcatttggaccttaagagctcagaccctgctccaaattgagactctgtttctacctcgatccatcgccagatgaaggttctaaggtgatatgcaagatattcatcagtataggatagggtaaTTTCaggtggaatatatacatattagagtactactcagcggtaaaaaacaatgacttctcgaatttcgcgtgcaaatggatggaaatagaaaacactatcctgagtgaggtatcccagacccaaaaagaggaacatgggatgtactcaatcataatcggtttctagccataaataaaagacattgagcatataatttgtgatcctagagaagttaaataagaaagtgaacccaaagaaaatcatatagtcatccgcctggagaggggaagtagacaagattgcagggcaaaaactgggaacttgcgggtgaggtggcatggggcaaaggggaaatgggatgagaaacatgagaaggggaggatgggaggagctcgggggattgggatgtttgggatataggaagggaggatacgggagcagcgaagtatacatgctatctaagggagccaccttagggttggcaagaaacttgactctagaggggttcgcaggtgtccagggagatgtccccagctggtaccttgggcaactaaggagagggacaAAGTTCATTCTTAATGAGGTTCTTGTAGTCAACTACTGAGGCTAGGTCATAGACCTGAGGGACGTGCTTGTGActgttattttgcttttgataCAGTGGTAAATTGTTACCTAATGAGTTTCCATTACACCCATAGATTAGTGAATTTCTCAACTTACATCAGAGATGCTTCCTTtagcagtagatggtgattaacacagatgTCTTCAGTGGGTAAACTGGTAGAGAATAAGAGGATATGAATCACCAATCCTAAATGGGACCTCCATTTCACATTCCTTTACCCAAGTCTCAGATTATAAGGGAAGTAACAGttgaaagagtgtaagagtcagaaaTCATAGAGgaagccgagcagtggtggtgcctgcctttaatcccagtacttaggaggcagaggcaggcaaatctcttgagCTTGATGCCCGCCttgtctataagaactagttccagtacaggctccaaagctacaaagaaactccgtctcaaaaatacaaaacagcaacaacaacaacaaaaagaattcatATAGGACAACATTAAAACAACATTTTCAGGATGTGGTCAAGGACCTCAGAGTGCTGACAACAGCATGCATAAGATACCTGAAAAATTAAGCCTGATAAAAATCTTAGAACGCAGGAGGGGGCATGGTAATGAATTCTACATCTAGTTGAGGAACTGTTGGCAATGGATGGCTACTGTGAGAAAGATGGTTAGTTTCAAGAAAGCAGCCCCTGAGAGGTTACCTACTTTCAAGAAGATGGCCCTATACACATAATACAGGTAGTGATGAGAGAAGTCATTGTGTTcaagaaattgaaaagaaaagatgaCATTAGGAGGGAATATGGTTGGTAATGGAGAAAAATCAAAGGGAAAGAAATTGAGGATGAGCTTCATtaaacacaatatatatatatatatatatatatatatatatatatatatatatatatatatatatataaaattttcaaacaataacaaccaaagaaaacaatagtGTATACCTCCAATAAGCCAATGCTATTACTATTGAATTATTTTATAAGCACCTTGGCAACAAAGCCTGATCTCTGGGGAATTACCTGATAATCACAAATCTCTCAAATTTTAATCAGGTCCCTAAGAGGACAAACTCAAAAAAACCTCTTGGGTCATTATCAAGTGACTCTTGTGACATCGGTTGATATATTTACCAACCTCTGGGATACAGGAGACATTATGGGAAAAGTCACAACTGGAAATCATGAACTACAGCTCATGGCTTTTCAGAATCTGGAAAAATAAGGGTTCTGGATTACCCAGTCAAAAATGAATTTCTCCTACCACCGAAAAGCTGCCTAAACagcaaaagccattttttttctgggCTATACACCTTCCATCTTATTCATATGTGTACTTGCCCCTCTGGGACAGTAGAAGAGCTACTAAGGTGACTGTGAGTTGCCTATGCACAAAGGTAAGCAATGAATTGgatgcatgtttttttttctacaaaaccAACTCTGAGCAATCTTAGGTACTGTCTCTTCTCTTTTGAGATGACCACTGATCCTTAATTGGGAGATGAATTGTCAAGGTATAAGAACAGTGATGCTTCAAAGCAAAAATAGGTGCCTGAATACTATTCTCAAAGAAATAGCCTTTAGTTGATTGCTGGTTATTTCTATATATATAAACTccaaaacatgaagaaaacagtGAAACAGCCCAGAGAAGTGTGAGCTTGACTTTATCATTGGAAAATGGTTCGTAATCTCATTTTAATGGAGTAGTTTGGAGAGTCTGAGATTCCTTTTTAATGTTATGATTTTTATTGTTCTCACAGATATGACCCAGAGAAGAATGGACTTACTAAATGACTCTTCTGTGAAAGAGTTCATCCTGCTGGGATTGACACAACAGCCAGAGCTCcagctgcctctcttcttcctattCTTGGGAATCTATGTGGTCTCCACGGTGGGGAACCTGGGCTTGATTGTTCTGATTGTTTTAAACCCTCACctgcacacccccatgtactACTTTCTCTTTAACCTCTCCTTCACAGATCTATGCTACTCTTCTGTCATAATCCCCAAGATGCTGGTGAGTTTTGTAAAGCAGAACATAATCTCCCATGCAGAGTGCATGACTcagctctttttcttctgcttctttgttATTGATGAATGCTACATTTTGACAGCCATGGCCTATGACAGATATGCTGCCATCTGTAAACCTTTGCTTTATCACGTCACCATGTCCTATCAGGTCTGCCATTTGATGACATTTGGTATATACTTGATGGGGTTTGTGGGTGCAATGGCCCACGTAGTTTGCATGTTGAGACTGACTTTTTGTGATGGCAACATCATCAATCACTATGTATGTGACGTACTTCCTCTCCTGAAGCTCTCCTGTACAAGTACTGCCATCAATGAGCTGGTGGTTTTCATTGTTGTGGGTGTCAATGTAACAGTGCCCAGCCTGACTATCTTTATCTCTTATACCTTGATCCTTTCCAGCATTCTTGGCATTCGTTCTGCAGAGGGTAGGTCAAAAGCCTTCAGCACCTGTGGCTCCCATGTTgtagctgtttctcttttctttggagcTGCAGCATTCATGTATCTTAAACCTTCTAGTGCATCTGTGGAAGGTGATAAAGTATCTACCATATTTTATACCATTGTGGGGCCAATGCTGAATCCTTTCATCTACAGTATAAGAAATAAAGATGTCCACATTGCAATGAGAAAAATTTTGAAGAGAAGCATGCTTACTTAAGTAGAATCTGCATTTGTTATGGGATAATCTTAGGTCATTTGATGATTACAACTAGAGGTAGTACCAGAGGAATAGTTCATCGGTAGAGAATTTGTTTACATGCATGGGTCTCTGGATTTGATCCACAGTGTTGAAATTCTCAAGGGCTAGAACAattaaaagaacataaaaacCCCAATGGTAAAAATAGTgtagaattaaaattatttaacattATTCAAAATTAAGTTAATTATCAAGGAAATTTCAGAAGTAGTCAGTTAAGGGTGACTAACTCATCTTTTTAAGATAGAGTGCATAATTTATTCTATAATTATCaaaatcatttattctttttgtcaATATTGAAGACTGAGGAAAACACACATCTGTGCAGCCATCTACTAGTATAGTATCCCTAGAGTTAGAAATCACAAGGATTTAAGTACAAAGCACTGCATGATACTATTCTAAGAAACAATAATCTCATGAGATCTTTTAAATGTACTTTTTTGAATATTGTTTCAGTCTGTGTGTTTGGGGAATTATATCCAGTCCCtattgcatgctaggcaagcactctttcATTGATTTATATCTGAAACACAACTGTGAGTTCTTTGACTAGGGTCCATCTAGAAGTCTTATGTTGCTGTGCTATTGAGATAAAAATTTCAGAAGTCTTAGAGAGACAATGTCTCATTTATTCACTGTATATGTTTGTAGGGGAGCTCATTTCAAAAGGTCCCCTGTTTCTCAGAGGGTTccaacaagaaagagaaatgtgCTTTTTACTCTGGTCTATTCTCTTTAGCCTTAAGACAGTTTGGGAAAGAGCAATTGGTAATTctgctgtaattccagtgcttgaaGACTGAAAATGGAACTATTTAGATGATTCAAGATAAAGAaaatctatattatatatttgcCTCATGCACTTGCGGGCAGGTATGTGAGTATATTCACATGTTATGTCTTTATTGTGAAAAATTTGACTATGCAAATTAACTAGTTATTGGTAGAGGAATTTCGTCTTTTATTCAAATGAGTATTCAAATAAGTGATCTTAATTTTTTATCAGTCACTTCTTTCCCTTTAATAATTTCCACTTTTATTCTCAGTGTCCTATGTATAATGATGCAGTTTATTGAAGTAACAAATAATTACTGAGCTTCTATCCTATGTTAGACATCAAGATATGTAGACTTTGGTCAAACATAAATACAGCCAGAATTCACAGATATAGGATCTAAATTGTGGTGCTTTATCTGGTCTCTCTTCTAGTAGGTCAGGGAATCCAAGGAGGAGAGGCAGAAAAATTCTATGTGTCAGAGGAAATGGAGAAtccccaaaaaaacccacaggacactgaatcaactaagcaaagcATATATGGACTCACAGACCTTCAAGGGGGCAAACACATCTCTTGCAGATTGTATGTACCAGGTCTTCTGTGTTGTTACTGttagctttgtgtttttgtggaaCTCCTACCTGTGGTAGCAGGTAGATCTTTTTACCTCCTCTTGtgactcctttcctccctttggtTTGCATTGTCCAGCCTTGGTATGAGggatgaaaaaatttaaaaaatagctgtGAAGAAAAATTAATATGCTCATGATCTTAGAAGGCTACAGACTAGAAAGATGGTGAAAAATATATTTGACCTTTGAGTTTGTATCAGAAAAATGATACATGATATCGTCAGCAAATGTAATTGTACTGATAAGAACTGCTTTCTTATCTTGCACTGGCTGGTAAGATGTAATCTTTTGGAGGTCGAAGTTGACCTGACTGAAGGCAAAATTGTCTGCTGAACATCTAAGCAGAAGGAAGGGCTGAGTAACATTTCAAATGTAGAAATAATCTTTATAATGACCTGGAATGGTTACTGGAAAGAGAAGAATGCTATGGAAGAAggtgaagcagaaaaagaagtaCATAAGTGTGAAAAATAATTAGTAAATGAGGTTGAATTGGGCCTTAGTAAGAGAAAAGAATGCATCCAAGAAGCACAATAGAAATGCAGGTGATATAATACAAACATACAATAAAATTCTCTTGCTTCCTTACTCCATATTATGAAGCTCAGTCAATGTTCATTTTTAATCAATCTGTAGTGAAATACATGAAACAACAAATTCTAATGGGCATTTGTGTTTTTACATATATGAATGCATGTCTATATAAAGGTGTCAGgtacccaggaactggagttagacagctgtgagctaccatgtgggtgctgggaactgaaactggTCCTCTTTCttaaaccacagagccatctctccagcccccaaacaacaaataacaaacacTTTCATGTCCTAAAGGTGGGATGATGTTTCTTTGCTAATGATATACACTTGAAAAACTGGTCAGCAGTTGCTAAGGCAGCAACAAGTGTTAGTCAGTTTTTCCTTGATCCTGTCATCCCCCTTAGTAAACTGTGTCAAATGTGAAGATTAGCGGAACTGGTCTGGTTTTgagtctggattctgtaagaTTCGAGTCTTTGTTCTTTTAGTCCTAGATTCTGCACAACTATTATAAAACTGCTGTggtatacattaaataaatgagatgtattttaaaagtactaCATAGTGTGCTTAAATATCATACTTAATGGATAAACACACTTTTTTCACTTAACTTCCATAAAGCATCCCactgttgagtttgttttgttttatattgagaTAGGTTTGTATTTTGC
Protein-coding sequences here:
- the LOC130873158 gene encoding olfactory receptor 147-like: MTQRRMDLLNDSSVKEFILLGLTQQPELQLPLFFLFLGIYVVSTVGNLGLIVLIVLNPHLHTPMYYFLFNLSFTDLCYSSVIIPKMLVSFVKQNIISHAECMTQLFFFCFFVIDECYILTAMAYDRYAAICKPLLYHVTMSYQVCHLMTFGIYLMGFVGAMAHVVCMLRLTFCDGNIINHYVCDVLPLLKLSCTSTAINELVVFIVVGVNVTVPSLTIFISYTLILSSILGIRSAEGRSKAFSTCGSHVVAVSLFFGAAAFMYLKPSSASVEGDKVSTIFYTIVGPMLNPFIYSIRNKDVHIAMRKILKRSMLT